In one uncultured Devosia sp. genomic region, the following are encoded:
- a CDS encoding GNAT family N-acetyltransferase — MVKVVEAVSSEDIDDARRLMGEFVAWARELSVEDRHMMDRYFDPVEFEAELEGLPGKYAPPAGRLLLAKDGEVAIGCVALRPLGEGVCEMKRMFVEPSFHGRGVGLSLATRLIVLARESNHNVMRLDTSRHQGPAIGLYQKLGFRKIPAYYPQPAGSDGFLLFFEKDLTQPD; from the coding sequence ATGGTCAAGGTGGTGGAAGCGGTTTCCAGTGAGGATATCGACGACGCCCGTCGACTGATGGGTGAGTTCGTGGCCTGGGCCAGGGAGTTGAGTGTCGAAGACCGCCATATGATGGACCGCTATTTCGACCCGGTCGAATTCGAGGCAGAGCTCGAGGGCCTGCCGGGGAAATATGCGCCGCCCGCTGGGCGACTGTTGCTGGCCAAGGATGGGGAGGTGGCCATCGGTTGCGTTGCACTGCGCCCCCTGGGAGAGGGCGTCTGCGAAATGAAGCGGATGTTCGTCGAGCCGAGTTTTCACGGTAGGGGAGTTGGCCTGTCGCTTGCCACGCGGCTGATCGTCCTGGCGCGGGAAAGCAATCACAATGTCATGCGGCTCGACACCAGCCGCCACCAGGGCCCGGCGATCGGTCTCTACCAGAAGCTGGGCTTCCGCAAAATCCCGGCCTATTATCCGCAGCCAGCAGGTTCGGATGGCTTCCTGCTGTTCTTCGAAAAGGACCTGACACAGCCCGATTGA
- the frr gene encoding ribosome recycling factor: MAYDLADLKTRMQKSISSLRDELAGLRTGRASASLLEPVTVEAYGSRMPLNQVATVTVPEPRMLSVQVWDRSMANAVEKAIRDSGLGLNPMGEGQIIRVPLPELNEQRRKELAKVAHNYAEAARVAVRHIRRDGMDDLKKAQKDGLSEDDARVQSDLVQKATDAAVAEIDQVVAAKEAEIMHV, from the coding sequence ATGGCCTATGATCTCGCAGACCTCAAAACCCGCATGCAGAAGTCGATCTCTTCGCTGCGCGACGAACTTGCTGGTTTGCGGACCGGACGTGCCAGTGCCAGCCTGCTGGAGCCGGTGACGGTGGAAGCCTATGGTTCGCGCATGCCGCTCAACCAGGTCGCGACCGTCACCGTGCCGGAGCCGCGCATGCTCAGCGTCCAGGTCTGGGATCGCAGCATGGCCAATGCCGTGGAAAAGGCCATTCGCGACAGCGGTCTTGGTTTGAACCCGATGGGCGAAGGCCAGATCATCCGCGTGCCGCTGCCCGAGCTCAACGAGCAGCGCCGCAAGGAGCTGGCCAAGGTTGCCCATAACTATGCCGAGGCTGCCCGCGTTGCCGTGCGTCACATTCGCCGCGATGGTATGGATGACCTCAAGAAGGCGCAGAAGGACGGCCTGAGCGAGGACGATGCCCGCGTGCAGTCCGATCTCGTCCAGAAGGCTACCGACGCAGCCGTGGCCGAGATCGACCAGGTGGTCGCGGCCAAAGAAGCGGAAATCATGCACGTTTAA
- the pyrH gene encoding UMP kinase: MAPAYKRILLKVSGEALAGDNSFGIEPVFLQSIAKQIADVAKTGVQIAIVVGGGNIFRGMAGAAEGTDRVTADLMGMLGTMINALALSNAISRQGVKCKPYSAASMPSVADTFTARDAKLALEDGFVVVLGGGTGNPFFTTDTASTLRAIELECDVVLKGTKVDGVYSDDPVKNPAATRYDFVSYDEVIGKNLRVMDTAAFALARDNAMPIIVYALDDAAGLSGVLAGSTRSTRVGAPL; this comes from the coding sequence ATGGCACCTGCCTACAAACGCATTCTCCTCAAGGTTTCAGGCGAGGCGCTGGCGGGCGACAATTCCTTCGGTATCGAACCCGTTTTCCTGCAGTCCATCGCCAAGCAGATCGCCGACGTCGCCAAGACGGGCGTGCAGATCGCCATCGTGGTGGGCGGCGGCAATATCTTCCGCGGCATGGCCGGCGCTGCCGAAGGTACCGACCGTGTGACCGCCGACCTGATGGGCATGCTGGGCACGATGATCAATGCCCTGGCCCTGTCCAACGCGATTTCCCGCCAAGGCGTCAAATGCAAGCCCTATAGCGCGGCTTCGATGCCATCGGTCGCCGATACATTCACGGCGCGCGATGCCAAGCTGGCGCTCGAAGACGGTTTCGTCGTCGTGCTGGGTGGCGGCACCGGCAATCCGTTTTTCACCACCGACACGGCTTCGACGCTGCGCGCGATCGAGTTGGAATGCGATGTCGTGCTCAAGGGCACCAAGGTCGACGGCGTCTATTCGGACGATCCGGTCAAGAATCCGGCTGCAACGCGCTATGACTTCGTCAGTTATGACGAAGTCATCGGAAAGAATTTGCGGGTAATGGATACTGCGGCATTTGCGCTTGCCCGCGACAACGCCATGCCGATAATCGTATATGCGCTGGATGATGCGGCGGGCCTCTCCGGAGTGCTGGCCGGATCCACCAGGTCGACACGCGTCGGCGCGCCGCTTTAG
- the dnaE gene encoding DNA polymerase III subunit alpha has translation MSGPGFIHLHVHSAFSLLEGALQLENILKLAAADNQPALGIADTGNLFGALEFSEKATKKGIQPLISVELPVDFAATEERISERGFVAWSGKSSVVLTAQTAEGFANLSTIVSRAYLEGEDGMSRAKPDWMTRESMAGVICLSGGPEGAIDMAFAQGQDANALRRLDRLAEVFGDRFYIELQRHGRAQEASVEPRLIDYAYRKGIPLVATNEPFFKTEKEFEAHDALLAIAGGTVLAQTERRKLNDQYYFKSRAEMVELFSDIPEALDSTIEIARRVSFRPRTRGPILPKFAADPNAPEDVVVAAEAKALRKISEEGLDRRLATTGIAPGKTEKDYRDRLAFELDVIEKMKFPGYFLIVADFIQWGKAQGIPVGPGRGSGAGSLVAYATTITDLDPLRYNLLFERFLNPERISMPDFDIDFCQDRREEVIRYVQNKYGASQVAQIITFGTLQARVVLRDVGRVLQMPYGQVDRLCKLVPANPADPWSIERTMRELPAFKQMVDEDETVAQLVEIGSALEGLFRHASTHAAGIVIGDRPLHELIPLYRDPRSDMPVTQYNLKWVEPAGLVKFDFLGLKTLTTIRYAVDMVNLTREGAPLDIDAIPIEDAETYKLYAQGDTYGIFQFESAGMRRALMDLKPDRIEDLIAMNALYRPGPMDNIPSFVDRKHGREDVAYPHPALSTVLDETYGIIVYQEQVMQIAQLLSGYSLGEADMLRRAMGKKDKAEMDRQRIRFREGSATQGVKEKLADQIFDLLAKFANYGFNKSHAAAYAWVSYQTAFLKKHHPHEFYAASMTLDMAQTDKLSDFRREAGKKGIEVVPPCVNSSEVVFAVKDRRIHYGLSAVKGVGRAMAEHIVEVRGQTPFKDLGDFARRVDPKVLNKRTLETMVNAGAFDALVPRREVAFAAMEAVIGMAQSLTAERNEGQWNMFDTGEPEPLRMPAGVPAWTTTERADRELSAIGFHLSAHPLDAYSDLFEKLRVQRWGDFERAVKDGASAGRLAGTISGRQDRRTKKGTPMMILTLSDQTGTFELIAFSEQINEFGAILTPGKSVILQVGADERPDGISLRLLSAQKLEGIEDTIERRLTIYAADQKALGSISAQLKKGGEGKVNFVVIRDAGAREYEVELPGSYRLTAEVAGGIKALDGVTHAEFI, from the coding sequence ATGAGCGGTCCAGGTTTTATCCATCTTCACGTCCATTCGGCCTTCTCGCTTCTGGAAGGCGCCCTGCAGCTCGAGAATATTCTCAAGCTCGCCGCAGCCGACAATCAGCCGGCGCTCGGCATTGCCGACACCGGCAATCTGTTCGGGGCGCTGGAGTTTTCCGAGAAGGCGACCAAAAAGGGCATCCAGCCGCTGATCAGCGTGGAATTGCCCGTCGATTTTGCCGCCACCGAGGAGCGGATCAGCGAGCGCGGGTTCGTCGCCTGGTCGGGCAAGTCCTCCGTTGTGCTGACGGCCCAGACGGCCGAAGGCTTCGCCAATCTCTCGACGATCGTGTCGCGCGCCTATCTCGAAGGCGAGGACGGCATGAGCCGCGCCAAGCCGGACTGGATGACGCGCGAATCCATGGCCGGGGTGATTTGCCTCAGCGGTGGCCCCGAGGGCGCCATCGACATGGCCTTTGCCCAGGGGCAGGATGCCAATGCTCTGCGCCGGCTCGATCGCCTGGCCGAGGTGTTCGGCGACCGCTTCTATATCGAATTGCAGCGCCATGGCCGTGCGCAGGAAGCCAGTGTCGAGCCGCGGCTGATCGACTATGCCTATCGCAAGGGCATTCCGCTGGTCGCCACCAACGAGCCCTTCTTCAAGACGGAGAAGGAATTCGAGGCCCATGATGCGCTGCTGGCCATCGCCGGCGGCACGGTGCTGGCGCAGACCGAGCGGCGCAAGCTCAACGATCAGTATTATTTCAAGTCGCGGGCCGAAATGGTCGAGCTGTTCTCGGATATTCCCGAGGCGCTGGATTCGACCATCGAGATCGCCCGCCGCGTCAGCTTCCGGCCGCGTACGCGCGGGCCGATCCTGCCAAAATTCGCCGCCGATCCCAATGCGCCTGAAGATGTCGTGGTGGCCGCAGAGGCCAAGGCGTTGCGCAAGATCTCGGAGGAGGGGCTCGACAGGCGCCTCGCCACCACCGGCATAGCGCCGGGCAAGACTGAAAAGGACTATCGCGACCGCCTGGCCTTCGAGCTGGACGTCATCGAGAAGATGAAGTTCCCCGGCTATTTCCTGATCGTGGCCGACTTCATCCAGTGGGGCAAGGCGCAGGGTATTCCGGTGGGGCCGGGGCGTGGCTCGGGTGCCGGGTCGCTGGTGGCCTACGCGACCACGATCACCGACCTCGATCCGCTGCGCTACAATCTCCTGTTCGAGCGCTTCCTCAATCCCGAACGTATCTCGATGCCGGACTTCGACATCGACTTCTGCCAGGACCGGCGCGAAGAGGTCATTCGCTACGTCCAGAACAAATATGGCGCCAGCCAGGTGGCACAGATCATCACCTTCGGAACGCTGCAGGCCCGTGTGGTGCTGCGCGACGTCGGCCGCGTGCTGCAGATGCCCTATGGACAGGTGGATCGCCTGTGCAAGCTGGTGCCCGCCAATCCGGCCGATCCATGGTCGATCGAGCGGACCATGAGGGAGCTGCCGGCTTTCAAGCAGATGGTGGACGAGGACGAAACCGTCGCACAGCTGGTGGAAATCGGTTCGGCGCTGGAAGGGCTGTTCCGCCACGCATCGACCCATGCCGCCGGCATCGTGATCGGCGATCGTCCGCTGCACGAGCTGATCCCGCTCTATCGCGACCCCCGCTCCGACATGCCGGTGACACAATATAATCTGAAGTGGGTGGAGCCGGCGGGTCTGGTCAAGTTCGACTTCCTCGGCCTCAAGACGCTGACGACCATTCGCTATGCCGTGGACATGGTCAACCTGACCCGCGAGGGCGCGCCGCTCGATATCGACGCCATTCCGATCGAGGACGCCGAGACCTACAAGCTCTACGCCCAGGGCGATACCTACGGCATCTTCCAGTTTGAATCGGCGGGCATGCGCCGGGCCCTGATGGACCTCAAGCCCGACCGGATCGAAGATCTCATCGCTATGAACGCGCTCTATCGGCCTGGTCCGATGGACAATATCCCCAGCTTCGTCGATCGAAAGCATGGCCGCGAGGATGTGGCCTATCCCCATCCGGCGCTGTCGACCGTGCTCGACGAAACCTATGGCATCATCGTCTACCAGGAGCAGGTGATGCAGATCGCCCAGCTGCTGTCGGGCTATTCGCTGGGCGAAGCGGACATGCTGCGCCGCGCCATGGGCAAGAAGGACAAGGCGGAGATGGACCGCCAGCGTATCCGTTTCCGCGAGGGTTCGGCGACGCAGGGCGTCAAGGAAAAGCTGGCCGACCAGATCTTCGATCTGCTGGCCAAATTCGCCAACTATGGCTTCAACAAGAGCCATGCCGCCGCCTATGCCTGGGTGTCCTACCAGACGGCTTTCCTCAAGAAGCATCATCCGCATGAATTCTATGCGGCCTCGATGACGCTCGACATGGCGCAGACCGACAAGCTCTCCGATTTCCGCCGCGAGGCGGGCAAGAAGGGCATCGAGGTCGTGCCGCCCTGCGTCAATTCCTCAGAGGTTGTGTTTGCGGTGAAGGACCGCCGCATCCACTACGGCCTCTCCGCCGTCAAGGGCGTCGGCCGCGCCATGGCCGAGCATATCGTTGAGGTGCGGGGGCAGACGCCGTTCAAGGACCTGGGCGATTTCGCCCGTCGGGTCGATCCAAAGGTGCTCAACAAGCGCACCCTCGAGACCATGGTCAATGCCGGCGCCTTCGATGCGCTGGTGCCGCGCCGCGAAGTGGCCTTTGCCGCGATGGAAGCGGTGATCGGCATGGCGCAATCGCTGACGGCCGAGCGCAATGAAGGTCAGTGGAACATGTTCGATACGGGCGAGCCCGAGCCGCTGCGCATGCCGGCCGGCGTTCCGGCCTGGACCACCACCGAACGCGCCGATCGCGAACTTTCGGCCATCGGCTTCCACCTGTCGGCCCATCCGCTCGATGCCTATTCGGACCTGTTCGAAAAGCTGCGCGTGCAACGCTGGGGTGATTTCGAGCGGGCGGTCAAGGATGGGGCGTCGGCAGGACGCCTTGCTGGCACGATCAGCGGGCGGCAGGACCGGCGGACCAAGAAGGGCACGCCGATGATGATCCTGACCCTTTCCGATCAGACCGGCACTTTCGAGCTGATCGCCTTTTCCGAGCAGATCAACGAGTTCGGCGCCATCCTGACGCCGGGCAAGTCGGTGATCCTGCAGGTCGGCGCCGACGAGCGCCCTGATGGCATCAGCTTGCGCTTGCTCTCGGCCCAGAAGCTCGAAGGCATCGAGGACACGATCGAGCGACGCCTGACCATCTATGCCGCCGACCAGAAGGCCCTGGGTTCGATCAGTGCGCAGCTCAAGAAGGGTGGGGAAGGGAAGGTCAACTTCGTCGTCATCCGCGATGCCGGTGCGCGCGAATATGAAGTCGAGCTCCCCGGCTCCTACCGCCTCACCGCCGAAGTGGCCGGCGGTATCAAGGCGCTGGATGGGGTCACCCATGCCGAATTTATCTAG
- a CDS encoding isoprenyl transferase → MSIDPAMTVEIAQRPRLRIPTHLGVIMDGNGRWAKSRGKRRTEGHIEGVKALRGLVEHCINYGVAHLTVFSFSSENWTRPKEEVSFIFNLLRRFVASDLQRLIRNNVRVRIIGSRAGLEPSLVRLIDDVEAKTEANTGLVLIVAFNYGGKAEIAEAAQHLAREVVAGRMSPEDITEDAIARSLYTAGLPDPDLIIRTSGEQRLSNFLLWQSAYAEFVFVDEYWPDFNEASFVRVLETFALRDRRFGGIEAKN, encoded by the coding sequence ATGTCCATTGATCCAGCCATGACTGTCGAGATTGCGCAGCGCCCGCGTCTGCGCATTCCGACGCATCTTGGCGTCATCATGGATGGCAATGGCCGCTGGGCGAAGTCCCGCGGCAAGCGCCGCACCGAGGGCCATATCGAGGGCGTCAAGGCGCTGCGTGGCCTTGTCGAGCATTGCATCAACTATGGTGTCGCGCATCTGACGGTGTTCAGCTTCTCGTCGGAAAACTGGACGCGGCCCAAGGAAGAAGTCTCGTTCATCTTCAACCTGCTGCGGCGGTTCGTTGCATCGGACCTGCAGCGGTTGATCCGCAACAATGTGCGGGTGCGGATCATCGGTAGCCGGGCAGGGCTCGAGCCGAGCCTGGTCCGCCTGATCGACGATGTGGAGGCCAAGACCGAAGCCAATACGGGTCTGGTGCTGATCGTCGCCTTCAACTATGGCGGCAAGGCAGAAATAGCCGAGGCTGCGCAGCATCTGGCGCGCGAAGTCGTGGCCGGGCGGATGTCGCCCGAGGATATCACCGAGGATGCGATCGCGCGTTCGCTCTATACGGCGGGCCTGCCGGATCCGGACCTCATCATCCGCACCAGCGGCGAGCAGCGGCTGTCCAATTTTCTGCTGTGGCAATCGGCCTATGCCGAATTCGTTTTCGTCGACGAGTATTGGCCCGATTTCAACGAAGCCAGTTTTGTCAGGGTGCTCGAGACCTTTGCGCTCAGGGACCGGCGTTTCGGCGGTATCGAGGCGAAGAATTGA
- the tsf gene encoding translation elongation factor Ts, translating to MVEITAGLVKQLRDSTGVGMMDCKKALAETNGDMEAAVDWLRTRGLAKAAKKADRVAAEGLVGVATDGTKAAVVEVNSETDFVARNEQFQNIVTAISKLALDAESDVAKLGEMPFPGTGHSVSAELTEAIAKIGENMNLRRTEVVSVSDGVVESYVHNAVKAGLGKIGILVALESTGDKAALSALGKQLAMHIAATNPLAIDPEELDQAVVARERAIILEQVKESGKSAEIAEKMVDGRMRKYFEEVTLLAQTFVIDGETKVRDAIKNAEKDAGAPIKLTKFVRYALGEGIEKVETDFAAEVAATAGVKA from the coding sequence ATGGTTGAAATTACTGCAGGCCTGGTCAAGCAGCTCCGCGACTCGACCGGCGTCGGGATGATGGATTGCAAGAAGGCCCTGGCCGAGACCAATGGCGACATGGAAGCCGCAGTCGACTGGCTGCGCACCCGTGGCCTGGCCAAGGCTGCCAAGAAGGCTGATCGCGTTGCCGCTGAAGGCCTGGTTGGCGTTGCCACCGATGGCACCAAGGCTGCCGTGGTCGAAGTGAACTCTGAAACCGACTTCGTTGCCCGCAACGAGCAGTTCCAGAACATCGTCACCGCCATTTCCAAGCTTGCGCTGGATGCGGAAAGCGATGTTGCCAAGCTCGGCGAAATGCCGTTCCCCGGCACGGGTCACTCGGTTTCGGCCGAACTGACCGAAGCAATCGCCAAGATCGGCGAGAACATGAACCTGCGCCGCACCGAAGTCGTTTCGGTTTCCGATGGCGTGGTGGAAAGCTATGTCCACAATGCCGTCAAGGCTGGCCTGGGCAAGATCGGCATTCTCGTGGCTCTCGAGTCGACCGGCGACAAGGCCGCCCTGTCGGCTCTGGGCAAGCAGCTCGCCATGCATATCGCCGCAACCAATCCGCTGGCGATCGACCCCGAAGAACTCGACCAGGCCGTGGTTGCCCGCGAACGCGCGATCATCCTCGAGCAGGTCAAGGAATCCGGCAAGTCGGCTGAAATCGCCGAGAAGATGGTTGATGGCCGCATGCGCAAGTACTTCGAAGAAGTCACGCTCCTGGCCCAGACCTTCGTGATCGATGGCGAGACCAAGGTCCGCGATGCGATCAAGAATGCCGAGAAGGACGCAGGCGCCCCGATCAAGCTGACCAAGTTCGTGCGCTATGCGCTCGGCGAAGGCATTGAAAAGGTCGAGACCGACTTCGCCGCTGAAGTCGCTGCCACTGCTGGCGTCAAGGCCTAA
- a CDS encoding phosphatidate cytidylyltransferase has product MSDTGSPAPEPQAKARRSWSDVGPRLISAAVLLALTASALFIGSYVFAAVVGAVFAGCYREWETMVTRAPLTPAGMVLIGLVAVSGLVYPMFGPSGTIVVIALACAIAAGMRGEGVLWRVLGLCVYGAIIIAALAMRGDAIASLSPGVIAGVYLGTVVWMTDSAAFFTGRQIGGEKLAPDISPSKTWSGALGGLALGTGAGLLVWIVATDSPWWIGLVLSATISVLGQLGDLSESAIKRHFRVKDSGDIIPGHGGLMDRLDSLTFGILLVLVVGALHAGYGSVAEGLLYW; this is encoded by the coding sequence TTGAGCGACACGGGCAGCCCAGCGCCTGAACCTCAAGCCAAGGCCCGCCGCAGCTGGTCCGATGTCGGCCCTCGCCTGATATCGGCAGCCGTGCTGCTCGCCCTGACCGCGAGTGCGCTGTTTATCGGCAGCTATGTGTTTGCAGCGGTTGTCGGCGCGGTGTTTGCCGGCTGCTATCGCGAATGGGAGACGATGGTCACCCGCGCACCGCTGACGCCGGCCGGAATGGTGCTGATTGGTCTCGTGGCGGTGTCCGGCCTCGTTTATCCAATGTTTGGCCCGTCGGGCACGATCGTGGTCATCGCGCTGGCCTGTGCCATTGCTGCCGGGATGCGGGGCGAGGGCGTGTTGTGGCGCGTTCTCGGGCTTTGCGTCTATGGCGCGATTATCATCGCGGCCCTGGCCATGCGGGGCGATGCCATTGCGAGTTTAAGCCCCGGCGTGATCGCCGGCGTTTATCTGGGCACCGTGGTGTGGATGACCGATTCTGCGGCCTTTTTCACCGGACGGCAGATCGGCGGGGAAAAGCTCGCGCCCGATATTTCGCCATCGAAAACCTGGTCGGGGGCGCTGGGTGGGCTGGCGCTGGGGACCGGGGCAGGGCTGCTGGTCTGGATCGTTGCGACGGATTCACCGTGGTGGATCGGGCTGGTGCTTTCTGCGACGATCAGCGTGCTGGGCCAATTGGGCGATCTCAGCGAAAGTGCGATCAAGCGGCATTTCCGGGTCAAGGATAGCGGCGACATCATCCCGGGCCATGGCGGCCTGATGGACCGGCTCGACAGCCTTACATTCGGCATCTTGCTGGTGCTCGTCGTCGGGGCGCTGCATGCCGGTTACGGCTCGGTAGCCGAAGGCCTGCTATACTGGTAG
- the rpsB gene encoding 30S ribosomal protein S2 has product MALPEFSMRQLLEAGVHFGHQKHRWNPKMERHIFGVRNDIHILDLSQTVPALSRALQLVSDTVADGGRVLFVGTKRQAAPLVAEAAKQSAQYYVNSRWLGGTLTNWQTISNSISRLRELESMSEDQLALRTKKERLMMSREQERLERDLGGIKDMGNLPSLLFVIDTNKEANAIKEARRLGIPVVAIVDTNCDPDTVDYAIPGNDDASRALELYTSLISRAAIDGIGRSASGLGADLGASDRAPAEELPSEDAPAA; this is encoded by the coding sequence ATGGCTCTGCCCGAATTCTCCATGCGTCAACTGCTTGAAGCAGGCGTTCACTTTGGTCACCAGAAGCACCGCTGGAACCCGAAGATGGAGCGCCATATTTTCGGCGTTCGCAACGACATCCACATTCTCGATCTGTCGCAGACCGTGCCGGCCCTGAGCCGCGCGCTGCAGCTGGTGTCCGACACCGTTGCCGATGGCGGTCGCGTGCTGTTCGTCGGCACCAAGCGCCAGGCCGCTCCGCTGGTGGCTGAAGCCGCCAAGCAGTCGGCTCAGTACTACGTCAACTCGCGTTGGCTCGGCGGCACGCTGACCAACTGGCAGACCATTTCGAACTCGATCTCGCGCCTGCGCGAACTCGAATCGATGAGCGAAGACCAGCTGGCTCTGCGCACCAAGAAAGAGCGCCTGATGATGTCCCGCGAGCAGGAACGCCTTGAGCGCGACTTGGGCGGCATCAAGGACATGGGCAACCTGCCGTCGCTCCTGTTCGTGATCGACACCAACAAGGAAGCCAATGCGATCAAGGAAGCCCGTCGTCTGGGTATCCCGGTCGTGGCCATCGTCGATACCAATTGCGATCCCGACACCGTCGACTACGCAATTCCGGGCAATGACGACGCTTCGCGCGCCCTCGAGCTCTACACCTCGCTGATCTCGCGCGCTGCCATCGACGGCATCGGCCGTTCGGCTTCGGGCCTGGGTGCCGATCTCGGCGCTTCGGATCGCGCTCCGGCCGAAGAGCTGCCGAGCGAAGACGCTCCTGCCGCCTAA
- a CDS encoding MAPEG family protein: protein MEPLSFDNPVFSAFAIASMLMVLKAVAMSWLTVLQMMRFETGFRSPEDLRPTPLNRAPHPGQLLPDERVERIRRIQHNDLENLPFFFAAGACYVLTAPPVPLAQCLFYGYALSRLLHFAAYFTAQIHDVRASLWTVGSLIIVYMAVASLVAALG, encoded by the coding sequence ATGGAACCGTTGAGTTTCGACAATCCGGTGTTTTCGGCCTTCGCCATTGCTTCCATGCTCATGGTGCTCAAGGCCGTGGCCATGTCCTGGCTGACGGTCTTGCAGATGATGCGCTTCGAGACCGGTTTCCGTTCGCCCGAAGACCTGCGCCCGACCCCGCTCAACCGCGCACCCCATCCGGGCCAATTGCTGCCCGACGAAAGGGTCGAGCGCATCCGTCGCATCCAGCACAACGACCTCGAAAACCTGCCCTTCTTCTTTGCCGCCGGTGCCTGCTATGTGCTGACGGCGCCACCCGTTCCCCTCGCCCAGTGCCTGTTCTACGGCTACGCACTCTCGCGGCTCTTGCACTTTGCGGCCTATTTCACCGCACAGATCCACGACGTTCGGGCTTCACTTTGGACGGTCGGATCGCTGATCATTGTCTATATGGCGGTCGCCAGTCTGGTCGCAGCGCTGGGATAA